One Palaemon carinicauda isolate YSFRI2023 chromosome 5, ASM3689809v2, whole genome shotgun sequence DNA window includes the following coding sequences:
- the LOC137640590 gene encoding uncharacterized protein, with protein sequence MIQELSTAKMAHLNLHSVQHRLEHHPSNEEAKSRSCSSESDRSHQSDRSGNSCATCQGRCLKDETTHSQKSNSKRSKNINKKSLKKHNTIDSDFVTYFICRRP encoded by the exons ATGATCCAGGAATTATCAACGGCCAAGATGGCCCACTTGAATTTACATTCTGTGCAACATCGACTTGAACATCATCCTTCAAATG AAGAAGCAAAGAGTCGCAGCTGTTCTTCCGAGAGTGACCGAAGCCACCAAAGTGACAGGAGTGGAAACAGCTGTGCCACCTGTCAAGGCAGATGTCTCAAGGATGAAACGACCCACAGTCAAAAGAGCAACAGCAAAAGAAGCAAAAACATCAACAAGAAATCTCTGAAGAAACACAACACAATTGACAGCGATTTTGTAACATATTTTATCTGCCGtcggccatga